A region from the Hydrogenimonas sp. genome encodes:
- a CDS encoding cobalt-zinc-cadmium resistance protein CzcA, protein MEKFFKLLIRYKFLVIALFVAIAGFGYKAYKEIPVDAFPDITPKQVVIYTESPGNSAQDIEKLITYPIESAMAGLPGVKMILSNSLFGLSYVSIFFEERYDTYFLRQLVTERLNGVDIPDGWGKPVMGPNTTGLGQVFWYQIKDNSGRQSLTQLRELQEYVVAPMLKSVDGVEEVIGWGGFDKQYEVLIDPKRLQAVDVTYDEIVEALQKANRSAGGQYLEMNREQYLIRGSGFYRSLEDIKNTVVRAREARAVTIGDIADVREGKAPRFGAVTIDGKEVMFGMVLQRSGTNAAMVVERLKERIPLVNAALPEGVEIGTVYDRTEITHKAVSTMTGALLSGAVLVAIILFLFLFELRSAFIVILSLPLSLLIAFLLMKQYGISANLMSLSGLAIAIGMIVDGTIVVVENAFRLLHDKPEASKLDIIAEAAAGVAKPVIFALLIIAAVFIPLLSLGGLAGKLYTPMAIDIVFVMLGSLAVAMLLVPVLSFLLLKPAKHGISPVMRGIKAIYLPALKFTLHYAGTITVLAALLFGATAWLLSQQGREFMPELNEESIMYRVIGIPGTALSQNIETAKEMERYILKEYSKEVSSVLSMIGRSEKGETAQANYMEVLLTLKPGIEDLPALAKRMTHDLQKRFEYVQFVPTQPIAMRIEELLEGVKAELAIKIFGEDQKVMDSIASQIQRVLSGVEGLERTEVETQLGQAQVTIRPDFLALSRYGIGVDEVMRVIRHGIGEEPVTEKIEGVRRFGIVPKIEGAKDDIEALGAVMLRSGSGKMVRLDEVCDVSVVQGPSFIKRENLSRYMVISMDVENRDIASFVEEAQSKIDKEVKIPKGYYTRWAGDFKNMQEATKTLKLIIPITIIVVILLLYTAFNSIKKSLLILLGVPMGLIGGIIALVVSGEYLSVSAIVGFIAIFAIAILNGIVLVSFIDELRERFPDVKLEILLKDAASLRLRPVLMTAFTTLFGILPLLYATGVGSEIQYPLAVVVTGGIISSTLLTLLVLPALYLLFYRKEHS, encoded by the coding sequence ATGGAAAAATTTTTCAAGCTCCTTATACGTTACAAATTTCTGGTTATAGCGCTATTTGTCGCCATAGCCGGGTTCGGCTACAAGGCGTATAAAGAGATTCCTGTGGACGCATTTCCGGATATCACACCAAAACAGGTCGTGATATATACGGAGAGCCCGGGCAACTCGGCGCAGGATATCGAGAAGCTTATAACATACCCTATAGAGTCGGCGATGGCTGGGCTTCCGGGTGTCAAGATGATACTCTCGAACTCACTATTCGGTCTATCGTACGTATCTATCTTTTTCGAGGAGAGGTACGACACATACTTTCTTAGACAGCTGGTCACCGAACGGCTCAACGGCGTAGATATACCCGACGGCTGGGGGAAACCGGTCATGGGGCCCAATACGACAGGTCTCGGGCAGGTGTTCTGGTATCAGATAAAGGACAACTCCGGCAGACAGAGCCTCACTCAGCTAAGAGAGCTGCAGGAGTATGTTGTCGCTCCTATGCTCAAGTCGGTAGACGGTGTCGAAGAGGTTATAGGCTGGGGCGGTTTCGACAAGCAGTACGAAGTGCTGATCGATCCCAAAAGACTGCAGGCTGTAGACGTAACATACGACGAGATCGTCGAAGCGCTGCAGAAGGCCAACCGAAGTGCCGGAGGGCAGTACCTTGAGATGAACCGCGAACAGTACCTGATACGCGGCAGCGGCTTCTACCGGAGTTTGGAAGATATAAAAAATACGGTTGTGCGCGCCAGGGAAGCCAGAGCGGTAACGATAGGCGACATCGCCGATGTAAGAGAGGGGAAAGCGCCCCGTTTCGGGGCCGTCACAATAGACGGCAAAGAGGTGATGTTCGGTATGGTTCTGCAGCGCAGCGGAACCAACGCCGCGATGGTTGTAGAACGGCTGAAAGAGAGGATACCGCTGGTCAACGCCGCACTGCCGGAAGGGGTGGAGATAGGGACCGTTTACGACCGTACCGAAATAACGCATAAAGCGGTCAGTACGATGACCGGTGCACTGCTCAGCGGCGCGGTGCTCGTAGCGATAATTCTCTTTCTCTTTCTCTTCGAGCTCAGAAGCGCATTCATCGTCATACTCTCGCTGCCGCTTTCTCTGCTTATCGCCTTTCTGCTTATGAAGCAGTACGGCATAAGCGCAAACCTGATGAGCCTTAGCGGACTGGCGATAGCGATAGGCATGATCGTCGACGGTACGATCGTCGTGGTCGAAAACGCTTTCAGACTTCTTCACGACAAACCGGAAGCCTCCAAACTCGACATCATAGCCGAAGCCGCCGCCGGCGTGGCAAAACCTGTCATATTCGCGCTGCTCATAATCGCGGCGGTCTTCATCCCGCTTCTTAGCCTGGGAGGTCTGGCAGGCAAGCTCTATACGCCGATGGCCATAGATATCGTCTTCGTGATGCTCGGCTCTCTAGCCGTGGCTATGCTCCTGGTTCCGGTGCTCAGCTTCCTGCTGCTCAAACCTGCAAAACACGGTATAAGCCCGGTGATGCGCGGTATCAAAGCGATATACCTGCCGGCTCTGAAGTTCACTCTGCACTATGCCGGGACAATAACCGTACTCGCCGCGCTCCTCTTCGGTGCGACGGCGTGGCTTCTGAGCCAGCAGGGGCGGGAGTTTATGCCCGAACTCAACGAAGAGTCGATAATGTACCGCGTTATCGGCATACCCGGCACCGCTCTTTCTCAGAACATAGAAACCGCCAAAGAGATGGAGCGCTACATTCTCAAAGAGTACAGCAAAGAGGTCTCGAGTGTTCTAAGCATGATCGGCCGGAGCGAAAAGGGCGAAACTGCACAGGCGAACTACATGGAGGTGCTGCTTACGCTGAAACCGGGAATCGAAGATCTGCCGGCTCTAGCGAAGAGGATGACACACGACCTTCAAAAACGCTTCGAGTATGTGCAGTTCGTTCCCACCCAGCCAATCGCCATGCGGATCGAGGAGCTGCTTGAAGGTGTCAAGGCTGAGCTGGCCATCAAGATATTCGGTGAAGATCAGAAGGTGATGGACTCCATCGCCTCGCAGATTCAAAGAGTTCTAAGCGGCGTCGAAGGGCTGGAGCGCACCGAAGTGGAGACGCAGCTCGGACAGGCGCAGGTGACGATACGTCCCGACTTTCTGGCACTATCCCGCTACGGTATCGGTGTAGACGAGGTTATGCGCGTCATCCGTCACGGTATCGGGGAGGAGCCTGTGACCGAAAAGATAGAGGGAGTGCGCCGTTTCGGGATCGTTCCGAAAATAGAGGGTGCGAAAGATGATATAGAGGCTCTCGGTGCGGTCATGCTGCGAAGCGGCAGCGGCAAAATGGTCCGTCTCGACGAGGTGTGCGACGTCTCGGTCGTACAGGGGCCCTCTTTCATAAAAAGGGAAAACCTCAGCCGCTACATGGTCATCTCGATGGATGTAGAGAACCGCGACATAGCATCGTTCGTCGAAGAGGCTCAGAGCAAGATCGACAAAGAGGTGAAGATACCCAAGGGGTACTACACCAGATGGGCGGGAGATTTCAAAAATATGCAGGAGGCGACAAAGACACTGAAGCTCATCATACCGATTACAATCATCGTAGTGATCCTGCTGCTCTATACCGCTTTCAATTCGATCAAAAAATCTCTGCTCATACTGCTGGGGGTTCCGATGGGGCTGATCGGCGGAATCATCGCGCTGGTTGTCAGCGGCGAGTATCTGAGCGTATCGGCGATCGTCGGCTTCATCGCCATATTTGCCATAGCGATTCTAAACGGAATCGTACTGGTAAGCTTCATCGACGAGTTAAGGGAGAGATTTCCGGACGTCAAGCTTGAAATACTGCTCAAAGATGCCGCCTCACTGCGTCTGCGCCCGGTTCTGATGACTGCGTTTACGACACTCTTCGGAATACTTCCGCTGCTCTACGCGACCGGTGTCGGAAGCGAAATACAGTACCCTCTTGCGGTGGTCGTAACGGGCGGTATAATCAGCTCGACACTCCTTACACTGCTGGTACTACCGGCACTCTATCTGCTCTTCTACAGAAAAGAGCACAGCTAA
- a CDS encoding zinc ABC transporter, periplasmic-binding protein ZnuA, translated as MRKRVITLLLAFTALHASDITIEKAELKKFGKQIHVNAKIVQLSNQKQLIVSRLGGHLERYYVEPGAKVKKGDKIALIKSLELSKMSAEYLALGKKLEAAKARLSSTESLYKKGLASEQDLNREQIAFASIEADRNAIASQLASLGIDLHSLKKPTDTLTIKAHADGLVNRLLVPLHTNLTAETPIISLVQSSGYYAIAYIGVAEALKMPKKVEGRLKIDGIGFDCRYLYLLPKVDEETQRAQMLFWIESEKKPLLLNAFAEMEIDLPPFDEYVAVKRSALTMFEGEWVVFTPRHTEEGEEHEAHEEHGHEEHGHEEHGHEEHGHEEHGHEEHGHEEHGHEEHGHEEHGHEEHGDDEHGDDEHGDDEHGDETEHAEHAEHSEEKPYEVRVVEPISSFGGYTAVRGIRPGEEYVADGVYFVKSLMLKSELGGHGH; from the coding sequence ATGAGAAAAAGAGTTATAACACTACTGCTAGCTTTCACGGCACTCCACGCATCCGATATAACAATCGAAAAAGCGGAGCTGAAGAAGTTTGGAAAACAGATACATGTAAACGCCAAAATCGTGCAGCTTTCAAACCAGAAACAGCTGATCGTATCGCGCCTGGGCGGGCACTTGGAGCGCTACTATGTCGAGCCGGGAGCGAAGGTGAAAAAGGGTGACAAAATAGCGCTGATAAAGTCGTTGGAGCTCTCGAAGATGAGTGCGGAGTATCTGGCCCTGGGAAAGAAACTGGAAGCTGCGAAGGCACGACTCTCTTCGACCGAGAGCCTCTATAAAAAAGGGTTGGCTTCGGAGCAGGATCTTAACCGAGAGCAGATAGCGTTCGCATCGATAGAAGCGGACAGGAACGCTATCGCTTCGCAGCTGGCTTCACTGGGTATCGATCTGCACTCTCTCAAAAAGCCTACCGATACACTGACGATAAAGGCTCATGCCGACGGTCTGGTAAACCGGCTTCTGGTTCCGCTGCATACGAACCTGACGGCAGAAACTCCCATCATCTCGCTGGTACAGTCGAGCGGATACTATGCAATCGCATACATAGGGGTGGCAGAAGCGCTCAAAATGCCGAAAAAGGTTGAAGGAAGGCTCAAGATAGACGGAATCGGCTTCGACTGCCGATACCTCTACCTGCTCCCGAAAGTGGACGAGGAGACCCAAAGAGCCCAGATGCTCTTCTGGATAGAGAGTGAGAAAAAGCCTCTTCTTCTAAACGCTTTTGCCGAAATGGAGATTGACCTTCCTCCGTTCGATGAGTATGTGGCCGTAAAACGGTCCGCTCTGACCATGTTTGAAGGTGAGTGGGTCGTTTTCACTCCCCGTCATACGGAAGAGGGGGAAGAGCACGAAGCACACGAGGAACACGGTCATGAAGAGCACGGTCATGAAGAGCACGGTCATGAAGAGCACGGTCATGAAGAGCACGGTCATGAAGAGCACGGTCATGAAGAGCACGGTCATGAAGAGCACGGTCATGAAGAGCATGGGCATGAAGAGCATGGAGATGATGAGCATGGAGATGATGAGCATGGAGATGATGAGCATGGAGATGAGACCGAACATGCAGAACATGCAGAACACTCCGAAGAGAAGCCTTACGAAGTAAGAGTGGTAGAGCCAATAAGCAGCTTCGGCGGTTACACAGCCGTGAGAGGGATACGACCGGGCGAAGAGTACGTTGCCGACGGGGTCTATTTCGTCAAATCTCTGATGCTCAAGTCGGAGCTCGGCGGACACGGTCATTAA
- a CDS encoding heavy metal RND efflux outer membrane protein, CzcC family yields the protein MSRVFIVMLTAISLFGADYREFEKRALQSSPEIASARLQSDASRVRGEILTRYENPEIEAEISSFSPDNGSRENGWRFGVSQSFRLFGLQDDLKEYAKSLELYAKTGYEKSRSGFIAALRRGYTDYVMALYTKELIEEEISISKRLESIARERFESGGGTKAALMQASLELQSAENRLLEAKRAVTERYYRLVAFAGITERIELDAQFLYSIPDRAEKESPLESPDLKLARTNERLLAAEAETQSRRVKSYNLFGEIEDEPDQSIGRIGIALDLPLFNRSNQEYRLAKIRAKQAALQRKRVEIGQRARLESLMRQVEILKKRYTALKEQERREKELLALFEEGYKMAQSSLLDLLRTKNSLIETEREILKTRYLTNLYKIETEYLKGNLK from the coding sequence ATGAGTAGAGTATTCATAGTGATGCTCACGGCGATTTCGCTGTTCGGGGCGGACTACAGGGAGTTTGAAAAAAGAGCCCTGCAAAGCTCCCCGGAAATCGCTTCGGCCAGACTCCAAAGCGACGCTTCCAGAGTCAGAGGCGAAATATTGACAAGATACGAAAACCCGGAGATAGAGGCTGAAATAAGCAGCTTTTCACCCGATAACGGCTCGAGAGAGAACGGCTGGCGCTTTGGGGTATCCCAATCTTTCAGGCTGTTCGGCCTGCAAGATGACCTCAAAGAGTATGCGAAGAGTCTAGAGCTCTATGCAAAGACCGGATACGAAAAGAGCCGCAGCGGTTTTATAGCCGCACTCAGGCGCGGATATACGGACTATGTAATGGCTCTATACACAAAGGAGCTGATAGAGGAGGAGATCTCCATCTCCAAGAGACTCGAGTCGATAGCAAGAGAGAGGTTCGAGAGCGGCGGCGGTACCAAAGCGGCACTTATGCAGGCTTCGCTTGAGCTTCAGAGTGCCGAAAACAGGCTACTGGAGGCAAAAAGGGCCGTAACGGAGCGATACTACAGGCTTGTTGCATTTGCCGGGATCACGGAGCGTATAGAGCTCGATGCCCAATTTCTCTACAGCATACCGGATCGGGCGGAGAAGGAGAGCCCGCTTGAGAGTCCCGACCTGAAGCTGGCCCGGACAAATGAGCGGCTGCTTGCGGCCGAGGCTGAGACCCAAAGCCGTAGAGTGAAGAGTTACAACCTCTTCGGAGAGATAGAGGATGAGCCGGACCAGTCTATAGGCAGGATCGGCATAGCGCTCGACCTTCCCCTCTTCAACAGGAGCAACCAGGAGTACAGACTTGCCAAAATCAGAGCCAAACAGGCCGCACTGCAGAGAAAAAGGGTCGAAATCGGCCAGCGCGCAAGGCTTGAGTCGCTTATGCGACAGGTTGAGATACTTAAAAAGAGATATACCGCTTTGAAGGAGCAGGAGCGCAGAGAGAAGGAACTTCTTGCCCTTTTTGAAGAGGGTTACAAAATGGCGCAGAGCTCACTTCTGGATCTGCTGCGTACAAAAAACAGCCTCATCGAAACCGAGAGGGAGATCCTCAAAACACGCTACTTGACAAACCTCTACAAAATAGAGACAGAGTATCTGAAAGGAAACCTGAAATGA
- a CDS encoding glycosyl transferase, group 2 family protein: MIDFWVQTIVAFYEVVVLPMEENLKLFLMKFIPFIIFFEVPVYLLIIVGVMRYGFKRYVHRPRRVPYYPKVSCVVLCYAEGEAVSSSIVSLSEQIYPGSIEIVAVIDGASKNRKTYDAVRALEGYVSEKALRDIRIIPKWQRGGRVSSINSGVKVASGEIVMVVDADTSFDNNMVERATRHFIDENVVAVAGNLRVRNWKESLVTRHQAIEYILSIYLAKIGLGEFNLLNNVSGAFGVFRKSFVEKIGFWNTGTAEDLDMTLRIKNYFGRHKNLRIVFEPEAIGHTDVPGTWRGYLEQRLRWDGDLLYIYHKHFMSFSARMVGKLNLLALVWTGLFFQITMPFLIYLYLCYSLFFYGAVFTAALSLLAYLFYFAVTCLFFIIFLFWISERKEEDMKLVPMLFLYPVFAFFMRLWSGVALAREVVINAHLDSSMAPWWVLKKSDI; the protein is encoded by the coding sequence ATGATCGACTTCTGGGTGCAGACAATCGTCGCTTTCTATGAAGTGGTCGTCCTGCCGATGGAGGAGAATCTTAAGCTCTTTCTCATGAAATTTATCCCCTTCATCATCTTTTTCGAGGTACCGGTCTATCTGCTCATTATCGTAGGTGTCATGAGATACGGATTCAAAAGATATGTGCATCGACCCAGACGGGTCCCGTATTATCCGAAAGTGAGTTGTGTAGTGCTCTGTTATGCCGAGGGGGAAGCCGTATCCTCCTCCATCGTCTCACTGTCGGAACAGATCTACCCCGGCAGCATAGAGATAGTTGCGGTTATAGACGGAGCTTCTAAAAACCGAAAAACTTATGATGCTGTCAGGGCACTGGAGGGCTATGTTTCCGAAAAAGCGTTGCGTGATATCCGTATCATCCCCAAGTGGCAGAGGGGCGGGCGTGTCTCTTCGATCAACTCCGGAGTGAAAGTTGCGAGCGGGGAGATAGTGATGGTGGTCGATGCGGATACCTCATTCGACAACAACATGGTGGAGAGGGCTACCCGCCATTTCATCGACGAGAATGTCGTTGCAGTGGCGGGCAACCTTCGTGTAAGAAACTGGAAAGAGAGCCTCGTTACCCGCCATCAGGCGATCGAATATATTCTATCCATCTATCTCGCAAAAATCGGATTGGGTGAATTCAATCTTCTGAACAATGTTTCCGGCGCCTTCGGAGTCTTCAGAAAGAGCTTCGTGGAGAAGATCGGCTTTTGGAATACGGGTACGGCGGAAGATCTGGACATGACACTACGGATAAAGAACTATTTCGGGCGCCACAAGAACCTTCGGATCGTTTTCGAGCCCGAAGCGATCGGTCATACGGACGTTCCGGGCACATGGCGTGGGTACCTTGAGCAGCGTTTGCGCTGGGACGGAGACCTGTTGTATATCTATCACAAGCACTTCATGAGTTTTTCCGCCCGGATGGTCGGCAAACTGAACCTGCTGGCACTGGTTTGGACAGGACTTTTCTTCCAAATTACGATGCCTTTTTTGATCTACCTCTATCTGTGCTACTCCCTGTTTTTCTACGGAGCGGTATTTACGGCCGCTTTGAGTCTTTTGGCCTATCTTTTCTATTTCGCCGTTACTTGCCTCTTTTTTATCATCTTTCTCTTCTGGATATCGGAACGTAAAGAGGAAGATATGAAACTGGTACCCATGCTCTTTCTCTACCCGGTATTTGCCTTTTTTATGCGTTTATGGAGTGGAGTCGCCCTTGCAAGGGAGGTGGTGATCAATGCCCATCTCGACTCTTCGATGGCACCATGGTGGGTTTTGAAAAAATCGGATATATAA
- a CDS encoding diguanylate cyclase/phosphodiesterase (GGDEF & EAL domains) with PAS/PAC sensor has protein sequence MKSQSVVFSGGRVPQKGDYDLSGSSSVLFIVIAATEDRAYVRKVLDALKTLYTGSRIIGASSDEAIVPEGVLQDRAIAVTALSFEDTVVETVRISSCLDAAERVESYMRDDTKLMISFSEASSVNGELLLDALRPLCGSVPVCGGVAATPTFENTFVIEDAQILDSGAVMAFLHSKSLTVYTDFSFGWQAVGRSFKITEAEGNRIVSISGISPAELFGHYLGKEVVDAMPGIGSAFPFMIKRDNMLIARGIIGVDGSSFIVSGNVKVGDEIRIGYGNPYSVMQQNGLHKRLVRKLPDPECILSFYCEGRKLFLPRDVVEYEERVLNVVAPTVGMFTLGEFFGRGRKDLLNFSSTVVALKEGEPGGERALEFPPPPRLESIEMVAEGLFHFIEVRVKELENLAYYDELTGLPNRTLFTGILQNAIANVTKEGGSGALFFIDIDNFKDINDTVGHREGDEILRLLSERLEKELGRKRRLCRFGGDEFAIVAENMGEGPETAKFAEEILQRVKERIEVGVHGYHLTASIGITFFSEQNPDVEEILKQADIAMYRSKRLGKNRWSIYLESMGQDAKERYFLEQQLRGAIEKREFVLHYQPQYDIETGEIVSVEALVRWSHPERGMLFPDSFIEIAETSGLIIPLGELVLDMALEFFTVCRNLERVAVNISSKQFNDSDFFSMVMRLLEKHGINPENLELEMTESVVMDDDSETTKLLFALAEKGIKLSIDDFGTGYSSLSYLKRMPITTLKIDRSFVTDLPEDENDAAIVRSIIAMAKTLGLKLVAEGIETKEQENFFKEEGGIVGQGYYYSRPIPQEEILKRLR, from the coding sequence ATGAAGAGTCAGAGCGTGGTTTTTTCCGGCGGCAGGGTGCCTCAAAAGGGTGATTACGATCTATCCGGCAGTAGCTCCGTCCTCTTTATCGTCATCGCCGCGACAGAAGATAGAGCCTATGTCCGGAAGGTTCTCGATGCCCTGAAAACTCTATATACAGGAAGCAGAATCATCGGCGCTTCCAGCGACGAGGCGATAGTGCCTGAAGGAGTTTTGCAAGACAGGGCTATAGCGGTTACAGCCTTGAGTTTCGAAGATACCGTCGTCGAAACCGTCCGCATCTCATCCTGCCTTGATGCGGCGGAGAGGGTCGAAAGTTATATGCGTGACGATACGAAGCTGATGATCTCTTTCAGCGAGGCTTCCAGCGTAAACGGTGAACTGCTTCTGGACGCACTCCGGCCTCTGTGCGGTTCGGTCCCGGTTTGCGGAGGGGTGGCGGCCACACCCACTTTCGAGAACACTTTCGTAATAGAAGATGCACAGATACTCGACAGCGGCGCCGTCATGGCGTTTCTTCACTCTAAAAGTCTTACCGTCTATACCGACTTCTCTTTCGGATGGCAGGCGGTAGGGCGCTCCTTCAAGATAACGGAAGCGGAAGGAAACAGGATCGTCTCCATCTCTGGAATCTCACCCGCGGAGCTTTTCGGGCACTACCTCGGAAAAGAGGTGGTCGATGCAATGCCTGGAATCGGTTCGGCTTTTCCTTTTATGATCAAAAGAGACAATATGCTTATAGCCCGCGGGATAATCGGTGTCGACGGGAGCAGCTTCATCGTCTCGGGAAATGTAAAGGTCGGAGATGAAATTCGTATAGGTTACGGCAACCCGTACTCCGTCATGCAGCAGAACGGTCTTCATAAACGGCTCGTTCGCAAACTGCCCGATCCCGAGTGCATACTCAGCTTCTACTGCGAAGGGAGAAAACTCTTTCTTCCGAGAGATGTGGTGGAGTATGAAGAGAGGGTTTTGAACGTTGTGGCCCCTACCGTCGGAATGTTTACACTGGGTGAGTTTTTCGGAAGAGGGCGTAAGGATCTTCTCAACTTCAGCTCCACCGTCGTGGCGCTGAAAGAGGGAGAACCGGGGGGTGAAAGAGCCTTGGAGTTCCCTCCGCCTCCACGGCTCGAGAGTATCGAAATGGTTGCCGAAGGACTTTTCCACTTTATAGAGGTGCGCGTAAAAGAGCTGGAAAACCTTGCCTACTACGATGAACTGACCGGACTTCCGAACAGGACACTATTTACCGGAATACTCCAAAATGCGATTGCGAACGTGACGAAGGAGGGCGGCAGCGGAGCACTCTTTTTTATCGATATCGACAACTTCAAAGATATAAACGACACAGTTGGGCACAGGGAGGGTGATGAGATTTTGCGGTTGCTTTCCGAACGGCTCGAGAAGGAGCTCGGAAGAAAAAGGAGACTCTGCCGTTTCGGCGGAGACGAGTTTGCCATAGTGGCCGAAAATATGGGAGAGGGACCCGAGACCGCAAAATTTGCGGAAGAGATTCTCCAGAGGGTGAAGGAGAGAATAGAGGTGGGGGTGCACGGCTACCACCTTACGGCAAGCATAGGAATCACCTTTTTTTCGGAGCAGAACCCGGATGTGGAAGAGATTCTGAAGCAGGCCGACATAGCGATGTACAGGTCGAAAAGATTGGGGAAAAACAGGTGGAGCATATACCTGGAGAGCATGGGGCAGGATGCGAAGGAGCGCTATTTCCTGGAGCAGCAGCTTCGCGGAGCGATCGAAAAGAGGGAGTTTGTTCTGCACTACCAGCCGCAGTATGATATAGAGACGGGAGAAATCGTCTCCGTGGAGGCGCTGGTTAGGTGGAGCCACCCGGAGCGGGGGATGCTCTTTCCGGACAGCTTCATAGAGATTGCCGAGACATCCGGCCTCATAATCCCTCTCGGAGAGCTCGTGCTCGATATGGCGCTGGAGTTTTTTACCGTATGCAGAAATTTAGAGAGAGTAGCGGTAAATATCTCCTCGAAGCAGTTCAACGACTCCGACTTCTTCTCCATGGTTATGCGCCTTCTGGAAAAACATGGAATAAACCCGGAAAACCTTGAGCTGGAGATGACCGAATCGGTCGTAATGGACGACGATAGCGAGACTACAAAGCTCCTCTTCGCGCTGGCAGAGAAGGGGATAAAGCTCAGTATAGACGACTTTGGCACCGGATACTCCTCCCTGAGCTATCTTAAACGTATGCCCATCACAACCCTCAAGATAGACCGCTCGTTTGTAACGGATCTTCCAGAAGACGAGAACGACGCGGCCATCGTCAGGAGTATCATAGCCATGGCAAAAACACTCGGTCTGAAGCTCGTAGCAGAGGGGATAGAGACGAAAGAGCAGGAGAACTTTTTCAAAGAGGAGGGGGGAATAGTCGGGCAGGGCTACTACTACTCGAGGCCGATTCCGCAGGAGGAGATACTGAAACGGCTGCGTTGA
- a CDS encoding thiamin biosynthesis lipoprotein ApbE: protein MNPIHRVYILLLLLSSLYAEERIVREQAVMGTYAFVALPASHISSAGAIFDAMRRAEKSLSSFRSDGGVARLNEKRSIKADTILLKSLSYCRKLYEITDGYFDCTIGSLTKKLYRFGTDEEAIPSKSEREAAAVSMKGVKITGEIVELDEGRVLDLGGLGKGVGVDLAAAEALKSGVESGIIGIGGDIRCLGPCRVDIQNPFGDGTVGTVRNGEGQLAVSTSGTYRRYIGSSRYNHLLDPYKKESAGRLLSVTLAAKLPNALLDGLATAAAVMPVESAMRLVASQKTDALFIAADGSILRFGRGIEVKPAALGGFVLHPSLSLQEAARYMRREGR from the coding sequence ATGAATCCTATACACAGAGTCTACATTCTGCTCCTGCTGCTGAGCTCTTTGTATGCCGAAGAGCGGATTGTCAGAGAGCAGGCGGTTATGGGAACATACGCCTTCGTGGCGCTGCCTGCCTCACATATATCTTCTGCAGGAGCGATATTCGACGCCATGAGAAGAGCCGAAAAATCTCTCTCGTCATTTCGCAGCGACGGAGGTGTGGCGCGTCTAAACGAAAAGCGGAGCATAAAAGCCGATACGATTCTACTGAAGAGTCTCTCATACTGCAGAAAGCTGTACGAAATAACGGACGGATATTTCGACTGTACAATCGGCTCGCTGACAAAGAAGCTCTACAGGTTCGGAACCGATGAAGAGGCCATACCCTCAAAGAGTGAAAGAGAAGCCGCAGCGGTCTCGATGAAGGGTGTAAAGATTACAGGGGAGATTGTGGAACTGGATGAGGGGAGAGTGCTGGATCTCGGCGGGCTCGGAAAAGGGGTCGGTGTCGATCTGGCGGCGGCGGAGGCATTGAAGTCGGGAGTTGAAAGCGGAATCATCGGCATAGGCGGCGACATACGCTGTCTGGGCCCCTGCAGGGTAGATATCCAGAACCCCTTCGGTGACGGGACCGTCGGTACCGTCAGAAACGGGGAAGGGCAGCTTGCCGTCAGTACCAGCGGTACATACAGGCGCTACATCGGCTCCAGCCGCTACAACCACCTGCTCGACCCCTACAAGAAAGAGAGTGCCGGCCGGCTTCTCTCCGTAACCCTCGCGGCGAAGCTGCCCAACGCGCTTCTCGACGGCCTTGCCACCGCCGCTGCGGTCATGCCCGTCGAATCGGCTATGCGGCTTGTAGCCTCGCAAAAAACAGATGCCCTTTTCATCGCCGCGGACGGTTCGATTCTGCGCTTCGGCAGAGGCATAGAGGTGAAGCCTGCCGCTCTTGGCGGTTTCGTACTCCACCCCTCACTCTCACTCCAAGAAGCAGCGCGATATATGAGAAGAGAAGGGCGGTAA